The following are from one region of the Oligoflexia bacterium genome:
- a CDS encoding tetratricopeptide repeat protein gives MTQRILFIIAMLALTGCMTRGSRVTSPDQIQIKNQVLELQKIQGKQAATIEELNNKILLLKDQLDNGKTVPVITTAPAPAPEKNPASNLSGQERLWARALANAKKPELYDLQKDVEILLKSYKSSPITNNALYLLAHTFYERGNFTQAALKFEQLYKNYPDGNKAVASLYKLGLCYQKLGRKDEAREALHNVVALYPGSREATQSEAYLARGETVQ, from the coding sequence ATGACACAACGTATATTATTTATTATTGCCATGTTGGCTTTGACTGGTTGTATGACCAGAGGATCGCGCGTTACATCGCCTGATCAAATCCAAATTAAAAATCAGGTTTTAGAACTTCAAAAAATTCAAGGCAAACAAGCTGCAACCATCGAAGAACTTAATAACAAAATCTTACTCCTTAAAGATCAATTAGATAATGGGAAAACGGTTCCAGTAATAACAACTGCACCTGCACCTGCACCTGAAAAAAACCCCGCAAGTAATCTAAGTGGACAAGAAAGATTATGGGCTCGAGCTTTGGCTAATGCAAAAAAACCTGAGCTTTATGATTTGCAAAAAGATGTTGAAATTCTACTTAAGTCTTACAAAAGTTCACCCATAACTAACAATGCGCTTTATCTACTTGCTCATACTTTTTATGAGCGTGGAAATTTCACTCAAGCAGCACTTAAGTTTGAACAGCTTTACAAGAATTATCCCGACGGTAACAAAGCTGTAGCCTCACTTTACAAACTTGGTCTTTGTTATCAAAAATTAGGGCGCAAAGATGAGGCTCGTGAAGCCCTTCATAACGTAGTCGCGCTTTACCCGGGGAGTCGTGAAGCTACACAATCTGAAGCTTATTTAGCGCGAGGCGAAACAGTTCAATGA
- a CDS encoding ParA family protein, giving the protein MATIISVANQKGGVGKTTTAFNLAWALTELNSQVLLIDNDPQGNLTSYALSEDNPPQLTIDEIYVTRKSQNILDMSQLTKINENLFILAADSMLAGVEFYLVSRPDKEYILKRAISSVVEHFDYVIIDNPPALNLLTVNGLVASESVIIPVQLEFFSLEGIVLLQNTIKSLHDRNPGLEILGIIPNMFDNRRKLNWEVLDALKKQFGEKVFESKIHNSVKIAESSGHGKSILSYAPQSRSSAEYIEFAKEVISHVRETETGA; this is encoded by the coding sequence ATGGCCACAATTATCAGTGTTGCAAATCAAAAAGGTGGAGTCGGAAAAACAACTACCGCCTTCAATCTTGCATGGGCACTCACAGAACTTAATTCTCAAGTACTTCTCATTGATAATGACCCGCAGGGTAATCTGACAAGCTATGCTCTTTCAGAAGATAATCCTCCTCAACTCACTATCGATGAAATTTATGTGACGCGAAAATCTCAAAATATTTTAGACATGTCGCAGCTAACAAAGATTAATGAAAATCTTTTCATCTTAGCAGCTGATTCGATGCTCGCGGGTGTGGAGTTTTATTTAGTTTCACGTCCTGATAAAGAATATATCCTCAAGCGCGCCATTAGCTCGGTAGTTGAACATTTTGATTATGTGATCATCGATAACCCTCCAGCACTTAATCTACTCACGGTAAACGGTCTTGTGGCTTCAGAGTCTGTGATCATACCTGTGCAATTAGAGTTTTTCTCACTTGAGGGAATAGTCCTTCTTCAAAATACTATAAAATCTCTTCATGATCGAAATCCAGGTTTAGAAATTTTAGGAATTATTCCAAATATGTTTGATAATCGTCGAAAACTTAATTGGGAAGTTCTTGATGCGCTTAAGAAACAATTCGGAGAAAAAGTTTTTGAATCAAAAATTCATAACAGCGTTAAAATTGCAGAAAGTTCCGGCCACGGAAAAAGTATTTTGAGTTATGCTCCTCAGAGCCGGTCAAGTGCGGAATACATTGAATTTGCAAAAGAGGTAATAAGCCATGTTAGAGAAACAGAAACTGGGGCGTAA
- a CDS encoding ComEC/Rec2 family competence protein: MKMISWIIGCAIQITLIRFDSLKCLIVFSNWVFLKSQNFISQNPSSWNWLYEALLIGNQDMVRANPLMQSFLILGIYHLIVVSGSHVVNVHHWTRRFTIFLPQSLTHLIVTIVLIAFTFANRLQASCVRAVIHLGLGKLFKISSLAQADLQFLTTCVCLLLSPQWVESLSFQLSSAASLGLCIAASLQIQNSFKRRCMQSLLCTLVMTPLLYSIQPCLSWLIIPTNILAAPVFEFILLPLSFLNVVCPLLRPILEPVLEILFNLTRFLSEFENPVLCFEERNLKTWGFIYVSIVYFLWRLLLPSLTRYLFWKSQRQKHN; the protein is encoded by the coding sequence ATGAAAATGATTTCTTGGATCATCGGCTGCGCAATTCAAATAACCCTCATTAGATTCGACTCATTAAAGTGTCTTATAGTTTTTTCAAATTGGGTTTTTCTTAAATCTCAAAATTTTATCAGCCAAAATCCTAGCTCCTGGAATTGGCTTTATGAAGCTCTGCTCATTGGCAATCAAGACATGGTTAGAGCTAACCCTCTTATGCAATCATTTTTGATACTTGGCATTTATCATCTCATTGTCGTTTCAGGCAGTCATGTAGTGAATGTTCATCATTGGACGCGCCGTTTCACAATATTTTTACCCCAAAGTCTTACTCATCTAATTGTGACCATAGTTCTAATTGCCTTCACCTTTGCCAATCGCCTGCAAGCGTCTTGTGTGCGCGCAGTTATTCATTTGGGATTGGGCAAATTATTTAAAATTTCATCACTTGCACAAGCAGACTTGCAGTTTTTAACCACATGCGTGTGTCTTTTGTTAAGCCCTCAATGGGTAGAATCTCTTTCTTTTCAGCTATCAAGTGCTGCAAGTTTAGGTCTTTGTATTGCGGCATCACTTCAAATTCAAAACAGCTTTAAACGACGGTGCATGCAATCGCTTTTATGTACTTTGGTGATGACTCCCCTACTCTATAGTATTCAGCCATGCCTTTCATGGCTCATCATTCCGACAAACATTCTAGCTGCCCCTGTATTTGAATTCATTTTATTGCCTTTGAGTTTTTTAAACGTTGTTTGCCCGCTTTTAAGACCGATTTTAGAACCAGTACTAGAAATTTTATTTAACCTCACACGGTTTTTAAGTGAATTTGAAAACCCAGTTCTCTGCTTTGAAGAAAGGAATTTAAAAACATGGGGATTTATCTACGTAAGTATTGTTTATTTTTTATGGCGCTTATTATTACCTTCACTTACGCGATACCTATTTTGGAAAAGCCAACGCCAAAAACACAATTAA
- a CDS encoding MBL fold metallo-hydrolase has protein sequence MEKPTPKTQLRIWSVGQGDFISIINQKECLFIDAGGSIDASLKMLLFLRESCREKTNHIFISHFHRDHLMNFERLKKHLKKVEVYVSTSKPQNFMGKKFMHKLMLHSDLHIISNGFKKKFSKVDLKCLWPPKNFKHSKDENDNSLVLLLNISGLKILLTGDISKKVERKLELQPIDILKVAHHGSNTSTTDEFLVKTKPKACAISVGVKNTYGHPHPKVLKRLTQNHCIPLRTDQLGSLVMDL, from the coding sequence TTGGAAAAGCCAACGCCAAAAACACAATTAAGAATTTGGAGTGTAGGCCAAGGGGATTTCATAAGCATAATTAATCAAAAAGAATGTCTCTTTATTGATGCGGGAGGAAGTATTGACGCATCACTGAAGATGCTTTTGTTTTTACGTGAATCGTGTCGAGAGAAGACGAATCATATTTTCATTTCACACTTTCACCGCGATCATTTGATGAATTTTGAAAGACTTAAAAAACATTTAAAGAAAGTAGAAGTTTATGTTTCAACTTCAAAGCCACAAAACTTTATGGGCAAAAAGTTTATGCATAAACTTATGTTGCACTCAGACTTACATATCATAAGCAATGGTTTTAAAAAGAAATTCTCTAAAGTTGATTTGAAATGTCTGTGGCCTCCGAAAAACTTTAAGCACTCTAAAGATGAAAATGACAACAGTCTTGTACTTTTATTAAATATCTCCGGGCTAAAAATCTTATTAACCGGAGATATTTCAAAAAAAGTTGAACGCAAATTAGAACTTCAACCAATTGATATTTTAAAAGTTGCACATCACGGAAGTAACACCAGTACAACTGATGAGTTTCTTGTAAAAACAAAACCAAAAGCGTGTGCTATTAGTGTTGGTGTGAAAAACACCTACGGGCATCCTCACCCAAAAGTTCTAAAACGATTGACACAAAATCATTGCATCCCTTTAAGAACAGATCAGTTGGGTTCGCTTGTTATGGATTTATAG
- the ald gene encoding alanine dehydrogenase: MIIGVPKEIKQSENRVGLVESGVKALVREGHKVLVEKDAGIGSGISNALYEKAGATIIDSKKEVYAKADMIIKVKEPLPEEYPMLREDQILYTYLHLAPEPVLTKALLDRKIKGVAYETIQLDDGSLPLLVPMSEVAGRMATQVGASYLQRDRGGKGILLGGVPGVQRGKVTILGGGVSGINAAKMAVGLGAQVTILDISLRRLEYLDDVFGSKVQTLHSNITNIERSVPETDLLIGAVLVPGAKAPHLVTREMIGQMEKGSVVVDIAVDQGGCIETCRPTSHKDPTFEVDGVIHYCVPNMPGVFSRTSTYALTNVTLKYAIMLANLGVEEACAKDKALYKGVNVYRGKVVYEQVARDLGLPYEPLKI; encoded by the coding sequence ATGATTATAGGTGTACCAAAGGAAATTAAACAAAGCGAAAATCGAGTTGGCCTTGTTGAAAGTGGCGTTAAAGCCCTTGTAAGAGAAGGTCATAAAGTACTTGTTGAAAAAGACGCAGGTATCGGCAGCGGTATCAGTAATGCTTTATATGAAAAAGCGGGCGCGACGATTATTGATTCTAAAAAAGAAGTCTACGCCAAAGCTGATATGATCATAAAAGTAAAAGAGCCACTTCCTGAAGAGTACCCAATGCTCAGAGAAGATCAAATTCTTTACACCTATCTTCACTTAGCTCCAGAACCCGTACTCACAAAAGCACTCCTTGATCGTAAAATCAAAGGGGTTGCATACGAAACAATTCAACTTGATGACGGAAGTCTTCCACTACTTGTTCCGATGTCTGAAGTTGCAGGGCGTATGGCAACACAAGTGGGCGCATCTTATTTGCAACGCGATCGCGGTGGAAAAGGTATTTTATTAGGCGGAGTTCCCGGAGTTCAACGGGGTAAAGTTACCATTCTTGGTGGCGGTGTATCAGGAATCAATGCGGCTAAAATGGCAGTCGGCCTTGGTGCCCAAGTTACAATTTTAGATATTAGCCTTCGTCGTTTAGAATATTTAGATGATGTGTTCGGAAGCAAGGTTCAAACTCTGCATTCAAACATCACCAATATCGAACGCTCTGTACCAGAAACCGATTTGTTAATTGGTGCAGTACTTGTTCCAGGAGCAAAAGCTCCCCATCTCGTTACTCGTGAAATGATTGGTCAAATGGAAAAGGGCAGTGTTGTAGTTGATATCGCTGTTGACCAAGGGGGTTGTATTGAAACATGCAGGCCCACAAGTCATAAAGACCCTACATTTGAAGTTGATGGAGTCATTCATTATTGCGTGCCTAATATGCCCGGAGTTTTCTCTCGGACATCAACTTACGCATTAACAAACGTGACTTTGAAATACGCCATCATGCTGGCTAATTTGGGTGTTGAAGAAGCGTGTGCAAAAGACAAAGCGCTTTACAAAGGTGTAAACGTTTATCGTGGCAAAGTAGTTTACGAACAAGTAGCTCGCGATTTGGGTTTACCTTACGAACCACTTAAAATCTAA